The DNA sequence GTTCTACCTGAAGTAAGCTTAACGGAAAAGTGTAAGGCGTTCTCACTCTCAAAGAGCGGGCAATGACCGAATCTTCTTGAAGCATTTCCGAATGTCCGGTCAGCTGTCTCACGCTTGACGAAACTCGCGCAAGTTCGTCGCGCAGACTGTTGCCGACGTTGTGTAGTTCCTCCGGAACAAGTGTTGTCTCGTAGTGTGACAGTATCAATGGTTCAGTTTTTGCCAACACCATCTCCAACATATCGAGAATTGACCGGAAGAATGGCCACGCGTGCGCCATTTCCAACAACCGCTGGCGGTGTCCATTGTGCAGTGCGGACTCAAGCGAAGCGGAAATTCCCAACCAAGCTGTGAGCGGAAACCGAACTTGCGCCCAGGCGAAAACCCAGGGAATTGCGCGCAAACTATCGATTGAAGTTACCTGCCTGCGTCTTGCCGGGCGACTTCCAAGCGGCAACTTCTGCAGTTCGTTAACTGGAGTCGCGGCAGAAAAATAATCTATGAAAGTCGCATTGTCGCGGACTGTCGACCGGTAGCTCGCCAGTGATTCAGCTGCCAATTCATCCATCGCACTGCGCCATTCCGGTTGTGGTTCCGGCGGTGGCAGAAGCGACGCTTCAAGAACAGCAGACGTATACAGTTCGATAGTACGGACAGCAATTCCTACCATTCCAAATTGCGCGCGAATAACTTCACCTTGCGCGGTAATACGCAGGGAGTTTCCGACAGTCCCCGGCGGCTGCGAAAGCAGAGCCTTGTGAGCCGGAGCGCCGCCGCGACTGACAGATCCGCCTCGACCGTGAAATAGGGTCAGCGTCACACCGTATTTATTACAAACGGCGCCAATCTGTTCCTGAGTGTTGTACAGTGCCCAAGCTGCTGCCAAATAGCCGCCATCTTTTGCCGAGTCCGAGTAGCCAATCATGACTTCCTGATGATTGCCAATTTGCTGTCGGTACGATTCCTCGCGCAATAGCAATTCTATCGTCGCTGCGGCGCCTTTAAGATCAGTGAGCGTCTCGAATAGCGGCACAACTCTCATCGGTGTACGGACTCCTGCCAATCGCTGTAACAGGTAAACCGCGAGCACATCGGACGGTGATGACGCCATCGAGATTACGTACGCGCCAAGTGATGCACTCGGTTGTCTGGCGATTACGGCCATAGTCTCGAAAACTTCGCCAATCTCCGGAATCGAGCTTGAAACTGCTGGTAGTTCATCTTCAGGAACGCTGAGGTACCGTAGTAGAAATGATTGCCGCTGCGCCTCATCCCATTCCCGGTAAATTCCGAGCCCCATTTGTTCGGTTACCGCACTTAGTGCGTCGGTATGTCGGCTTGATTCTTGACGAATGTCAAGCCGCAGTAATGATATTCCGAAACATGCGAGTCGGCGAATCGTGTCGCTCAACTCACCTCTTGCTATTGAACCCAATTTGCTTTCTACCAACGAGCGATAGCACATCATCAGCGGTGCAAGTATTTCGTCGCTATTTGTGTAGACATTACTGTCTTCCACTGAGAGCCCTTGCAGTCTACCCAGAGCCCAGTCGCGTGTTGCCGAAAGACGGCTACGAACCTGTGCCAACACGGTGCGATAAGGTTCATTCGAGTCGCCGACATAGGCGCGAAATTCGGAACTGCATTTTGACATTGACAAATCTGCATATAGATGCTCGATGTCTCGAAGGAATAGATTTGCTGCCGTCCAGCGGTTCATCAGGATTACCCGCTCGGTAACCGCGGCCGTAACGTATGGATTCCCGTCGCGATCTCCTCCCATCCATGAAGCAAAATGTACGGGTGAACAGCCAACCGGAAGAGCCTCTCCGGTACTGCGCTGGACAGTGCCCTCAAGCTCTCGCAAAAAACGCGGTACCGCTTGCCAGAGATAACGCTCAATGACATTTGCGCCCCAGCGGGCTTCATCGAGCGGCGTCGGTTGAGTGTCGCGAACATCCGGAGTATGCCACGCTGCCAGGATCAATCTTCGCAGCTGCCGATGAATTTCGTTTCGTTTAACCGGTGACAGGTCGCTGCGATCCAACAGCTCAAGCGATTTTGCTATTCCATCATGCTTGTTAATGATTGTTCGGCGACAAACCTCGGTCGGATGCGCAGTCAACACGAATTCAATTCGCAGTTCACTCAATGCATTTAGGATTGCAGATGGCTCGTGACCGGCCTTAGTCAAACGAGGTAGAAGCTCCTCGAGCGATCCGCCTTGCGGGCGCGGCTCCAGAAGTGTCTGGTAACTTCGGCGACGACGAATCCGGTGATATTGCTCAGCAATGTTGGCCAGATTTAAGAATTGAGAAAAAGCGCGAGTGAGCATGAGCAGATCATCAGGAGCGAGTCCAGTTAGAATGCGAACAAGTCGCTCAGCGTTTTCGCCGCCATCTCGATGTGCACTCTCTGCCAGGCTTCGGATGGTCTCAATTCGATCGAGCGCCTGTTCACCGACCTGATCGCGAATGACCTCTTCCAAAAATTGCCCGAGCAGCGCAATATCGTCGTACAGCCGGCTATGTGGATCTCGGGGTGCGTGGGATATCTTGGGTAATGTTTGTTGTAGCATGTGTGGATATTATCGACCCGCGAAGACCCCAAATTGAGTAAATTGTTTGAGCGACGATAAAATTGCACTCGCGGCACGCCCATAGTCGTGCAACTCGTTGTGGTTGATAGTTGCCAGATTCGGGTAGGATTGGTAGTCTTGATCAAAACCACCATAACACGAGGCGCGAAAGATGAATTACAAGCCCGGGATTGGCCATGTTGAGCGGGTCGACCTGACAGTTAAGGACGTCGACCTAGAAATTCATCTCCCCCGACAATGTCGTCACCGCCTTGCCTTCAAGCAGTGCGCGATTGCCGGCAACGGTCACTCGCATCACGCCGCCTCTGGCCGATGCTTGATACGCGACGAATGTGTCCTGCCCAAGCCGTTTCTGCCAGTAGGGTCCAAGTGCGCAATGCGCCGAGCCAGTCACTGGATCCTCATTAATCCCGACCGCGGGTGCAAAGAACCGCGATACGAAATCGTACTTATCAGCTCCCTTTGCAGTGACGATCACACCATGTACTCCAAGAGCCAAAATTGCCGCAATGTCAGGTTTCAGTTCCCGCACTTCTTGTTCCGATGATAATTCAGCAATAATCGTGTGGTGTGTCATCGCAACCAAAGTCGGAGTCGCGCCGATGGCGCTGGCGAGGTCTCGATTCTCATAAGGATTCGAAGGTATCGCCGGAAAATCGAGCTGAATCCAGCCGTCCGCAAGTTGTTTCGCCGTCAACTCGCCGCTATTGGTATCGAATCGAATCGTCTCGCCGCCTTGGACCAGCTTCTCAGTCCACAACACATGAGCCGATGCAAGTGTTGCGTGCCCGCACAAATCGATCTCAACGGCCGGTGTGAACCAGCGAAGACGAAAGCGATTGCCGCTGCCGACAAGAAATGCCGTCTCCGCCGAGTTAACTTCAGCCGCAATCTTCTGCATCAGTGATTCATCAATAGCAGCATCAAGTAGACACACGCCGGCGGAATTTCCGCCAAATGCCTTCTCCGCAAAAGCGTCAACGATTCGAATCGGCACCTTCATACTTACACTTGCTCCTCGGTGAATGGCCAGACTTCGTAGATGTCGCGTAAAGCAATATGCCGCGACTCAATTCTGTGAGCTTAATATACGAGTTGGAAGAGAGAAATGTAACGTGGTCTTGCGGTATGCTACCAGGAATTTTCGCCGACAGTTGTCCCACTGCCCGAACAGCCGGAACCGGCATCAAGTACCGTGTTCGAATTCGCCCAAACCTCGCCGGTCGAGGCCTTGTATGCCCAGCCGCCGCGAGTGCCGACAACGACGCCTTTTGTGACACCAGTCACGATTGAGTCTGGAGCATTCGTCTGAAATGGATTCGGTGGCATCTTTTGCTCCATGACCCGTCCAACCGTACGAAGCGTATCGATCGGAGGAAATGCCGCCGAGCCTCGCTTTACAATATTCTGCGACTGCCAGGTGCTCAATCCACCGCGGATGCCGCCCAGTGCCGCTTTGCACGCACTGCGCCTGGCGTCGAGCGTCAAATCCTGATACTTCGCAATCGCAAAGGTGGACAAAATCCCCAACACAACAATGATAATCACGATCTCAATCAGCGTGAAACCTGCCTGCTTATCTCTGATAGATACCATACCTATTATTCATCGGC is a window from the bacterium genome containing:
- the ppc gene encoding phosphoenolpyruvate carboxylase; protein product: MLQQTLPKISHAPRDPHSRLYDDIALLGQFLEEVIRDQVGEQALDRIETIRSLAESAHRDGGENAERLVRILTGLAPDDLLMLTRAFSQFLNLANIAEQYHRIRRRRSYQTLLEPRPQGGSLEELLPRLTKAGHEPSAILNALSELRIEFVLTAHPTEVCRRTIINKHDGIAKSLELLDRSDLSPVKRNEIHRQLRRLILAAWHTPDVRDTQPTPLDEARWGANVIERYLWQAVPRFLRELEGTVQRSTGEALPVGCSPVHFASWMGGDRDGNPYVTAAVTERVILMNRWTAANLFLRDIEHLYADLSMSKCSSEFRAYVGDSNEPYRTVLAQVRSRLSATRDWALGRLQGLSVEDSNVYTNSDEILAPLMMCYRSLVESKLGSIARGELSDTIRRLACFGISLLRLDIRQESSRHTDALSAVTEQMGLGIYREWDEAQRQSFLLRYLSVPEDELPAVSSSIPEIGEVFETMAVIARQPSASLGAYVISMASSPSDVLAVYLLQRLAGVRTPMRVVPLFETLTDLKGAAATIELLLREESYRQQIGNHQEVMIGYSDSAKDGGYLAAAWALYNTQEQIGAVCNKYGVTLTLFHGRGGSVSRGGAPAHKALLSQPPGTVGNSLRITAQGEVIRAQFGMVGIAVRTIELYTSAVLEASLLPPPEPQPEWRSAMDELAAESLASYRSTVRDNATFIDYFSAATPVNELQKLPLGSRPARRRQVTSIDSLRAIPWVFAWAQVRFPLTAWLGISASLESALHNGHRQRLLEMAHAWPFFRSILDMLEMVLAKTEPLILSHYETTLVPEELHNVGNSLRDELARVSSSVRQLTGHSEMLQEDSVIARSLRVRTPYTFPLSLLQVELLRRSRNESTPDAQLVQALMGSIAGIAAGMRNTG
- a CDS encoding PhzF family phenazine biosynthesis protein, producing the protein MKVPIRIVDAFAEKAFGGNSAGVCLLDAAIDESLMQKIAAEVNSAETAFLVGSGNRFRLRWFTPAVEIDLCGHATLASAHVLWTEKLVQGGETIRFDTNSGELTAKQLADGWIQLDFPAIPSNPYENRDLASAIGATPTLVAMTHHTIIAELSSEQEVRELKPDIAAILALGVHGVIVTAKGADKYDFVSRFFAPAVGINEDPVTGSAHCALGPYWQKRLGQDTFVAYQASARGGVMRVTVAGNRALLEGKAVTTLSGEMNF
- a CDS encoding prepilin-type N-terminal cleavage/methylation domain-containing protein, with the protein product MVSIRDKQAGFTLIEIVIIIVVLGILSTFAIAKYQDLTLDARRSACKAALGGIRGGLSTWQSQNIVKRGSAAFPPIDTLRTVGRVMEQKMPPNPFQTNAPDSIVTGVTKGVVVGTRGGWAYKASTGEVWANSNTVLDAGSGCSGSGTTVGENSW